The following are encoded in a window of Megalopta genalis isolate 19385.01 chromosome 6, iyMegGena1_principal, whole genome shotgun sequence genomic DNA:
- the LOC143259597 gene encoding uncharacterized protein LOC143259597 has translation MAKGTNNPSGRRSSSRNAKPYDANNSFVKKVATKVTDLIPQRSWISKWFNSSQNEEDVLDDIENPEKIESEEDVQKPPPLKRPCIRMDVTHPPGTFTIQTRVKPPLSKASPSKQQYSAHNMMSEDFSEPVMAGPSGISCLVSSTPAMQSDIRNIVPQRSELNSLVTATNNGTANGADDNSESSESTSGCSSLIPQTIRQEATSNVSYSSQFSNRKRLNNEKLNFNSNRDTLSSRRPSFNVSVMTNTPDRASPLSSPFYSGNITFGGANAAGLYRRGRSLFNSSNEIQLKVPRRTNVEVKPSNTSAVDSSGMSQTAKKILEALEHFSSPITDAKKIPLKMLNNTSMNNKRTREETSPTVKVGLRHLTRELTVPTVPDILKLRRRQKLQDTTLAARKIVSARSEPPPSQEYHLRTQDDEESKYQRKLKVKSTDLDEEETVQPVNLPSIPLPISSLPNFNFTPSGTSKLVDKNFIVKEETFTFANPIKITNVTNSLKSINNFTFSSPISADKQTTEKSSNSSAPSIRIVLKSIVSSSNCVPSVEQNFIWSGSSTAPRPKDKTKSVDNFTPNTSNELKSGSVKDIFGSKSTKDEPEKLNNMEDQLDKDERDKTTSSKVNVVQDSSNMWECSECLIKNNNIETQCFACKAAKPNVKDDKISESSSSPSSSSESKTTVNDHFGSEFKILNSQWECTSCYLRNKETDNTCPACNTRKPNSKHDSRLSTEKLLNSNKDSVKSTEISGECSNCKLKMSIDSSVCSSCNTSKTNLSKLSSKKDDNLIDDTNSSVNQKTSALTNTTLNNSAVMKSEIMDKFKPNKDTWECPCCMVRNNASVDTCPCCNTAKPNAGSTAKISTPMVPNGFGDKFKKPEGVWTCDSCMVQNVGKVTECVCCGGLKPGTNKLDNATTSTSFSLRFNSCLPPTTTTTNFKFGIDKADQQKTDNIAPTTSFKFGENSPNSHVGQFTFGIQKEEKKPTSEVAKLESSTVSAVGNCFGFQAEAKSTEKIDTKQDSEKAISTFSFGIPKTENTVGNDKQAVSLPSSTTLPSTFTFGVPKSESKPPASEEGKPNVLFGNTIASVSKSSTETIASSIDSNASTLTTTPQNTLQEIKPTAVFTFGVPSTTAIASSITTNIVTSLPSSTQSSFVFSEAKPVQKSLPTFGQIVTSTPASTTSNNTFTFGDNKTTEGGLGTKTFGTLPNESTASSIFSNVSNTPSLFGNTDTKTISSFGTEENKQSTFGANTNKYTPAFEIQDNKIPTFGNTENKPSIFGSSDTKLPVFGSTDNKSTPLFNQTAQVPATAPAPTFNATSATPTPFGAPAAPPVFGSSTATTFNNDAKPSIFGSKPKPGETSTPSSNLFTFNATPAQPVAKPTTGFNFSANTNPENTTQEPLFTFGGNTTTSQSNNVFGSTFNNPVANATSGFAFNAPKPEIPAFGQPVVSNPIFGVPQATSQTQPSSSFTSNTNTGFNFGSTAPATSSGGFNFGAVAPVPASSTGGYNFNPPSTTPTFDPNTPPLFNFTGGNAPVTFSGVPQAVTQRKIKKALRRVR, from the exons ATGGCCAAGGGAACTAACAATCCTAGCGGAAGACGGTCGTCGTCACGCAACGCGAAACCCTACGACGCAAACAAT tcATTTGTGAAAAAGGTAGCAACAAAGGTAACAGATCTTATACCACAAAGATCATGGATTAGTAAATGGTTCAATTCATCTCAAAATGAAGAAGATGTATTAGATGATATTGAGAAccctgaaaagattgaatcgGAAGAAGATGTTCAGAAACCTCCACCTCTAAAGCGACCATGCATTCGTATGGATGTAACTCATCCACCTGGCACATTTACAATTCAAACAAGAGTTAAACCTCCGTTGAGTAAAGCCAGTCCATCTAAACAACAATATTCAGCTCACAATATGATG tCTGAAGATTTTTCTGAACCTGTGATGGCTGGACCAAGTGGGATTAGCTGTTTAGTATCTTCCACACCTGCGATGCAATCAGATATTAGAAATATAGTCCCTCAGAGATCTGAGCTAAATTCATTAGTTACTGCCACAAATAATGGAACTGCAAATGGTGCAGACGATAATTCTGAGTCTAGTGAGAGCACTAGTGGTTGTAGCTCTCTTATTCCACAAACAATTAGGCAAGAGGCTACGTCGAATGTATCTTATAGCTCTCAATTTTCCAATAGAAAAAGATtgaataatgaaaaattaaatttca ataGTAATAGAGATACCTTAAGCAGTCGCAGACCAAGTTTTAACGTGTCAGTTATGACAAACACGCCGGATCGGGCATCGCCCTTATCGTCTCCATTTTATAGTGGAAATATTACTTTTGGTGGAGCGAATGCAGCTGGTCTTTACAGACGAGGTCGCAGTTTATTTAACAGTTCGAATGAG ATTCAACTTAAAGTTCCAAGGAGGACAAATGTTGAAGTAAAACCATCTAACACAAGCGCGGTTGATTCATCTGGCATGAGTCAAACAGCTAAAAAAATATTAGAAGCTTTAGAACACTTCTCATCGCCGATAACAGATGCTAAGAAAATTCCattgaaaatgttaaataatACATCGATGAATAACAAAAGAACCAGAGAAGAGACATCGCCGACAGTTAAAGTCGGGTTGCGCCATTTAACGCGTGAATTAACTGTTCCTACTGTTCCCGATATATTGAAATTGAGACGGCGTCAAAAACTACAGGACACCACACTCGCGGCTAGAAAAATTGTTTCTGCTCGAAGTGAACCACCACCTTCACAAGAATATCATCTTAg aactCAAGATGACGAAGAATCGAAATATCAAAGAAAACTTAAAGTTAAATCGACAGATCTTGATGAGGAAGAGACTGTTCAACCAGTAAATTTACCAAGTATACCTCTGCCGATATCTTCATTACCTAACTTTAACTTTACGCCATCAGGTACCTCAAAGTTGGTAGATAAAAATTTTATAGTTAAGGAAGAAACCTTTACCTTCGCGAATCCTATAAAAATAACTAATGTCACAAACAGTTTGAAATCAATCAATAACTTCACGTTTAGCAGCCCAATCAGTGCTGATAAACAGACAACTGAGAAGTCTAGCAATTCAAGTGCGCCTTCGATAAGAATTGTTCTTAAATCCATTGTGTCGTCTAGTAATTGTGTACCTTCTGTAGAGCAAAATTTTATCTGGTCTGGCTCATCTACAGCACCCAGACCAAAAGACAAAACAAAGAGTGTAGACAATTTTACTCCTAAtacttcgaatgaattaaaATCGGGAAGTGTCAAGGATATTTTTGGGTCTAAATCCACTAAAGATGAGCCTGAAAAGCTAAATAACATGGAAGACCAATTAGATAAAGATGAAAGGGATAAAACTACAAGTTCGAAAGTTAATGTAGTGCAAGATAGTTCAAACATGTGGGAATGTTCTGAATGTTtgataaaaaataacaatattgAAACACAGTGCTTTGCTTGCAAAGCTGCTAAACCAAATGTTAAGGATGACAAAATTTCTGAATCATCGTCGTCACCCTCCAGTTCCAGTGAATCAAAAACTACAGTTAATGATCATTTTGGATCTGAGTTCAAAATTTTAAACAGTCAATGGGAGTGCACTTCCTGTTACTTAAGAAATAAAGAAACGGATAACACATGTCCTGCATGTAATACACGTAAACCTAACTCCAAGCATGATTCGAGATTGAGTACAGAAAAATTACTAAACTCCAACAAAGACAGTGTCAAAAGCACAGAAATATCTGGGGAATGCTCTAATTGTAAATTGAAAATGTCTATAGATTCTAGTGTATGCTCATCTTGTAACACATCTAAAACAAATTTATCAAAACTAAGTTCCAAAAAAGATGATAACCTTATCGATGATACAAATTCTTCAGTTAATCAGAAGACTAGTGCATTGACTAATACAACATTAAATAATTCAGCTGTTATGAAAAGTGAAATTATGGATAAATTTAAACCAAACAAAGATACCTGGGAATGTCCTTGTTGTATGGTTCGCAATAATGCTTCAGTTGATACTTGCCCATGTTGTAATACAGCAAAACCTAATGCTGGAAGCACAGCTAAAATCTCTACACCGATGGTTCCAAATGGATTTGGGGACAAATTTAAGAAACCAGAAGGTGTATGGACTTGTGATTCATGTATGGTGCAAAATGTGGGTAAAGTTACCGAATGCGTTTGTTGCGGTGGTTTGAAACCTGGAACAAACAAACTGGATAATGCTACTACAAGTACTAGTTTCAGTTTACGATTTAATTCCTGCTTGCCacctactactactactactaatttTAAATTCGGAATAGATAAAGCTGATCAACAAAAAACTGACAATATAGCACCTACAACCAGTTTTAAATTTGGCGAGAATTCACCGAACAGTCATGTTGGACAGTTTACATTTGGTATCCAGAAAGAGGAGAAGAAACCAACAAGCGAAGTAGCGAAACTTGAAAGCAGTACTGTTTCAGCAGTGGGTAATTGCTTCGGATTCCAAGCAGAAGCAAAAAGTACTGAAAAAATTGATACAAAACAGGATTCAGAAAAAGCGATATCAACATTCTCGTTTGGCATACCAAAAACTGAaaatactgtaggaaatgaTAAACAAGCTGTTAGTTTACCATCTTCTACGACACTCCCATCTACATTTACATTTGGTGTACCAAAATCTGAAAGTAAACCACCAGCTTCAGAAGAAGGCAAACCGAATGTGTTATTTGGAAATACAATAGCATCAGTATCTAAATCAAGCACAGAAACAATTGCATCTTCTATTGACAGTAATGCCAGCACACTAACTACAACTCCTCAAAATACTTTGCAAGAAATTAAACCAACTGCTGTCTTCACATTCGGTGTACCAAGCACTACAGCTATAGCCAGCAGTATTACTACAAACATTGTGACAAGTCTTCCATCTTCTACTCAATCTTCGTTTGTATTCTCTGAAGCAAAACCAGTGCAAAAATCTTTGCCTACTTTCGGTCAAATAGTAACATCAACACCTGCTTCTACTACATCTAATAATACATTTACCTTTGGTGATAATAAAACTACTGAAGGAGGTCTAGGAACTAAAACTTTTGGAACATTACCAAATGAATCTACTGCAAGTTCAATATTCTCAAATGTTTCAAATACTCCATCATTGTTTGGAAATACAGATACAAAAACTATATCATCATTTGGTACAGAAGAGAATAAGCAATCCACTTTTGGtgcaaatacaaataaatatactcctgcttttgaaatACAAGACAATAAAATACCAACATTTGGAAACACTGAGAATAAACCTTCAATTTTTGGATCGTCAGATACTAAATTGCCTGTATTTGGAAGTACAGATAACAAATCAACGCCTCTGTTTAATCAGACTGCACAAGTTCCAGCCACAGCACCAGCACCAACATTTAACGCAACATCAGCTACACCGACTCCCTTTGGGGCACCTGCTGCTCCTCCTGTTTTTGGAAGCAGTACTGCCACAACATTTAACAATGATGCTAAACCTAGCATATTTGGATCAAAACCAAAACCAGGTGAAACTAGCACACCAAGTTCAAATTTGTTCACATTCAATGCTACTCCTGCTCAGCCAGTAGCAAAGCCAACAACTGGATTTAATTTCTCTGCAAATACTAATCCTGAAAATACAACTCAAGAACCACTATTTACATTTGGTGGTAACACAACTACATCACAGAGTAATAATGTGTTTGGAAGTACATTCAATAATCCTGTAGCAAATGCTACTTCCGGTTTTGCTTTCAACGCACCTAAACCGGAAATACCGGCGTTCGGCCAACCTGTTGTTTCAAACCCAATTTTCGGAGTACCTCAAGCCACATCTCAAACTCAACCATCATCGTCATTTACATCCAATACGAATACAGGATTTAATTTCGGATCCACAGCACCTGCCACGTCTTCAGGAGGTTTCAATTTTGGTGCAGTT GCACCTGTTCCTGCATCGTCCACAGGAGGATATAATTTCAATCCTCCTAGTACTACTCCAACATTTGATCCCAACACTCCACCATTGTTTAATTTCACCGGTGGAAATGCACCTGTTACGTTCAG TGGTGTACCTCAAGCAGTAACGCAAAGAAAAATTAAGAAAGCATTAAGAAGAGTGCGGTAG
- the LOC143259600 gene encoding solute carrier family 53 member 1: MKFAEHLSAHITPEWRKQYISYEEMKAMLYTAIEEAPSSESVEPEVISRHFASFDEVFFTFCDRELKKINTFYSEKLAEATRKYAALHSELKTALELQQGGGKNKGKVNIKPLLPTRKLRELKLAFSEFYLSLILLQNYQNLNYTGFRKILKKHDKLLSVDTGSKWRVECVEIAHFYTSKDIDKLIQDTEATVTNDLEGGDRQRAMKRLRVPPLGEHQSPWTTFKVGLFSGSFIVLFVAVVLSAIFHDGGENLKIAFRLYRGPLLIIQFLFLIGVNVYGWRSSGVNHVLIFELDPRNHLSEQHLMELAAVLGVVWTLSLLSFLYSASLSIPPYVNPLALVCIMLAFLLNPLKMFRHEARFWLLKIMGRVLISPFAYVNFADFWLADQLNSMATALLDFHFLTCFYITNGNWLEAGDSTQCMSGSLIVRPIVNCLPAWFRFAQCVRRYRDSKEAFPHLANAGKYSTTFLVVISNTMCIYRATEYGTRWENPWLWLWVISCCVNSIYSFTWDLKMDWGLLDSNAGENKFLREEVVYSAAGFYYFAIIEDCILRFAWIASFVLIECGYVSSDLMTSVVAPLEVFRRFVWNFFRLENEHLNNCGKFRAVRDISIAPLESSDQIQILRMMDEENGVLNRGKRKIGGKRQAIVKEDKRLKEETIDIDISNAS; the protein is encoded by the exons ATGAAGTTTGCTGAACATTTGTCTGCGCATATTACACCAGAGTGGCGTAAACAATATATTAGTTATGAG gaaatgAAAGCAATGCTATACACTGCCATAGAAGAAGCGCCATCCTCTGAAAGTGTTGAACCTGAAGTAATATCTCGACACTTTGCCTCCTTTGATGAGGTATTTTTCACATTTTGTGATCGTGAATTAAAGAAGATCAATACTTTCTATTCTG AGAAGTTGGCAGAAGCAACACGTAAATATGCAGCACTTCATAGTGAATTGAAAACAGCATTAGAACTACAGCAGGGTGGAGGAAAAAATAAAGGGAAAGTAAACATTAAGCCACTTTTGCCAACAAGAAAGCTCAGGGAATTAAAGCTTGCTTTCTCAGAATTTTATTTATCTTTAATACTCCTTCAAAACTATCAGAACCTTAATTATACTggatttcgaaaaattctcaaaAAGCACGATAAg TTACTGTCCGTTGATACTGGGTCAAAATGGAGGGTAGAGTGCGTAGAAATTGCACATTTTTACACATCAAAAGATATAGACAAATTAATACAGGATACAGAAGCTACagtaacaaacgatttggaaGGTGGAGATAGGCAACGTGCCATGAAGAGGCTACGTGTACCGCCTTTAGGTGAACATCAAAGTCCTTGGACCACTTTTAAAGTTGGATTGTTTTCTGGTAGCTTCATTGTTTTATTTGTGGCAGTTGTACTCTCAG cAATATTTCATGATGGCGgggaaaatttgaaaattgcATTTAGATTGTATCGTGGACCTTTACTCatcatacaatttttattcctcATTGGTGTAAATGTTTATGGTTGGCGATCTTCCGGTGTAAACCATGTACTAATATTTGAATTAGATCCACGAAATCATTTGTCCGAACAACACCTTATGGAACTGGCTGCAGTACTGGGAGTTGTATGGACTCTCAGTTTATTAAGTTTTTTATATAGTGCCAGCTTAAGCATTCCACCATATGTAAATCCATTAGCATTAGTCTGTATCATGCTAGCATTCCTTCTAAATCCATTGAAAATGTTTCGACATGAAGCAAGATTTTGGTTATTGAAAATAATG GGTCGTGTTTTAATATCACCATTCGCGTATGTGAATTTTGCTGATTTCTGGTTGGCAGATCAATTAAATAGTATGGCCACAGCGTTGTTGGATTTCCATTTTTTGACGTGCTTCTATATTACTAACGGAAATTGGTTGGAAGCTGgtgattcaactcaatgcatgTCAGGTTCACTAATAGTTAGACCTATAGTGAATTGTTTACCTGCATGGTTCCGTTTCGCACAATGTGTTCGAAGATATCGTGATTCTAAAGAAGCATTTCCTCATTTGGCGAATGCCGGAAAGTATTCAACAACGTTTCTCGTTGTAATATCCAATACTATGTGTATCTACCGCGCTA CGGAGTATGGAACTCGATGGGAAAACCCATGGTTGTGGCTTTGGGTGATTAGTTGTTGTGTCAATTCTATATATTCTTTCACATGGGATTTAAAGATGGATTGGGGCCTACTAGATAGCAATGCtggtgaaaataaatttttgcgcGAAGAAGTTGTATATTCAGCTGCG gGATTTTATTATTTTGCCATAATCGAGGATTGTATTCtaagattcgcatggattgctaGTTTCGTACTTATTGAATGCGGATACGTTTCTAGCGACTTAATGACGTCTGTAGTTGCACCTCTGGAAGTTTTTAG GAGATTTGTATGGAATTTTTTCCGATTAGAAAATGAACATCTCAATAACTGCGGTAAATTTCGTGCAGTTCGGGATATATCGATAGCACCACTAGAGAGTTCTGATCAAATACAAATTTTACGTATGATGGATGAAGAGAATGGTGTACTTAATAGAGGGAAACGTAAAATAGGAGGTAAACGACAAGCTATTGTCAAGGAAGATAAACGGCTGAAAGAAGAAACTATTGATATAGACATATCCAATGCCAGTTAA